A part of Paenibacillus donghaensis genomic DNA contains:
- the racE gene encoding glutamate racemase: protein MQQAIAILDSGVGGLTVVKEVMRQLPREKIIYFGDTARAPYGPRSTEEVTLFTEQIVDYLIQFNPKMIVIACNTATAAALDYISAKVNIPVIGVIHPGARAAISATKSGQVGVIGTIGTIGSGAYTAALKQLSPFVQVVSQACPTLVPLVEQGMFRSEESHKAVADSLNGMKYEPIDTLILGCTHYPFLIDLIGGVMGPGVKLISSADETAREISTILYDKGKLSSGDEIPIHQFFCSGDAEMFQRIARDWLGEQIKRTPVVWQVSTL from the coding sequence GTGCAGCAAGCTATAGCAATATTAGACTCTGGTGTGGGAGGGCTTACGGTTGTCAAGGAAGTGATGAGACAACTGCCGAGGGAGAAGATCATTTACTTCGGAGATACGGCCCGAGCTCCGTACGGACCCCGTTCGACTGAGGAAGTAACGTTGTTTACCGAACAGATTGTGGACTATTTAATTCAATTTAATCCCAAAATGATTGTGATCGCCTGCAATACGGCAACAGCTGCGGCTCTTGACTATATTTCAGCCAAAGTAAACATCCCGGTAATCGGAGTGATTCATCCCGGAGCACGCGCCGCCATCAGTGCGACCAAAAGCGGTCAGGTAGGCGTGATTGGCACCATCGGCACGATTGGCAGCGGGGCCTATACGGCTGCGCTGAAGCAGCTGTCTCCGTTCGTCCAGGTGGTTAGCCAGGCCTGTCCGACGCTTGTCCCGCTGGTGGAGCAGGGAATGTTCCGCTCAGAGGAGAGCCACAAGGCAGTTGCCGATTCCCTCAACGGAATGAAATATGAGCCGATTGATACCCTGATTCTGGGCTGTACCCATTATCCGTTTCTGATTGACCTGATCGGCGGGGTTATGGGTCCTGGAGTGAAGCTGATCAGCTCTGCGGATGAGACGGCACGCGAGATCAGCACGATTCTGTACGACAAGGGCAAGCTGTCCAGCGGAGACGAAATTCCGATCCACCAGTTCTTCTGCAGCGGAGACGCCGAGATGTTCCAGCGGATTGCCCGTGACTGGCTGGGAGAGCAGATTAAGCGGACGCCTGTGGTTTGGCAGGTTTCTACCCTGTAA
- a CDS encoding MFS transporter yields the protein MLMNQKLGRMIWNILIGTLFTRTALFMSTPFLAIFLTNQKEISIIHTGYILGINPLINVLFGGLGGGLADRFSLKKIIGYVPIAWGGVFILFYYADSFWQFLLLSGLNGLCYSIFEPASKKVLSSQSNQTNRLLVFNLRYTAINLGAFAGPLLSLLFNMRMTLFPYVILGVLYILYGMSTQLFFAESSGAVSPVSATPLVSPTPHKPQQRLYAFHVLLKNPVYLLLLAGVSFSFFGYSQLNSTVSQYMANSNTFADGIRLYSTLLSANAVIILAAQFILLRWISGWNPFNVILTSNLLISLSFLCFVFPSSYLMLLVFIVLFSVGEMLIGARFDALVDELAPEEAKGLYFGSSEWVRTGTIGGPIIGTLLLDQFGFHSGLPVFGLLSVLTIAGAGLIHMAKFNYRRGNY from the coding sequence ATGTTAATGAACCAGAAGCTGGGCAGGATGATATGGAATATCCTGATCGGAACTCTTTTCACGCGAACAGCACTATTTATGAGCACTCCATTTTTAGCTATTTTTCTAACGAATCAGAAAGAAATCTCGATTATCCACACTGGTTATATCCTTGGCATCAATCCGTTGATCAATGTGCTGTTCGGCGGGCTGGGGGGAGGGCTTGCTGACAGGTTTTCGCTCAAAAAAATCATTGGCTACGTTCCGATCGCTTGGGGCGGCGTGTTCATTCTGTTTTATTATGCCGACAGCTTCTGGCAATTCCTGCTGCTCAGCGGGCTGAACGGGTTATGTTATTCAATCTTTGAGCCGGCCAGCAAAAAGGTGCTGTCCTCTCAATCCAACCAGACTAACCGGCTGCTGGTCTTCAATCTGCGGTATACCGCAATTAACCTGGGGGCTTTTGCCGGACCGCTCTTAAGTCTGCTGTTCAATATGAGAATGACGCTGTTCCCTTATGTAATCCTCGGAGTGCTCTATATTTTGTACGGAATGTCCACTCAGCTGTTTTTCGCGGAAAGTTCTGGCGCAGTCTCTCCCGTATCTGCCACACCTCTCGTCTCACCTACGCCTCATAAACCCCAGCAGCGCCTGTATGCGTTCCATGTGCTGCTGAAGAACCCTGTCTATCTGCTGCTGCTTGCTGGCGTAAGCTTCTCCTTCTTCGGCTATTCGCAATTGAACTCGACGGTCTCGCAGTATATGGCGAACAGCAACACCTTTGCAGATGGTATCCGGCTCTACTCCACGCTTTTATCCGCCAATGCCGTAATCATTCTGGCGGCCCAGTTTATATTGCTCCGCTGGATCTCCGGCTGGAACCCTTTCAACGTCATTCTGACAAGTAATCTGCTGATCAGTCTCAGCTTCTTGTGCTTCGTCTTCCCCTCTTCTTACCTAATGCTGCTTGTATTTATTGTGCTGTTCAGTGTAGGGGAAATGCTGATCGGCGCCCGCTTCGATGCGCTTGTGGACGAGTTGGCACCGGAAGAGGCCAAGGGGCTGTATTTCGGCAGCTCCGAATGGGTCCGCACCGGAACGATTGGCGGTCCCATTATCGGAACCCTTCTGCTGGATCAATTCGGTTTCCACTCGGGGCTCCCCGTATTCGGGCTGTTAAGCGTCCTAACGATTGCCGGGGCAGGGCTGATTCATATGGCCAAGTTCAATTATCGGAGAGGAAACTATTGA
- a CDS encoding helix-turn-helix domain-containing protein: protein MVLGHTIKQIRRSKGLNQSDLAGGIMSRSNLSRFEGGEYFPGYDKLISILDKLEMSLEELLFLHYEHAQPIKRSLHLKLVEAGNRYEFEQVKAISYECLALYESTRTVAFYHLYLLGQGVLIKHGREDQMKRVGEIADYIKPYLLSVDKWYLYEFKLLNNFLFTLNSADAIFFGLRAVQEFDKYHSFAESRTIPQHLLQNIATICLAEHNYEKSLFFLKKALPLADQTHLLYDKIVTSVYYEITVICLKQSKDTTKLVSYLEMLRQLEFNDSYLALLQVCREHLHEGLPALSSP from the coding sequence ATGGTTCTGGGCCATACGATCAAACAGATTCGTAGATCGAAGGGGTTGAATCAATCGGACCTGGCAGGGGGCATTATGAGCCGCTCCAATCTGTCGCGGTTTGAGGGAGGGGAATATTTTCCCGGCTATGACAAGCTGATTTCGATCCTCGACAAGCTGGAAATGTCTCTGGAGGAGCTATTATTTCTGCACTATGAACATGCCCAGCCAATCAAACGTTCATTGCATCTGAAGCTGGTTGAAGCGGGGAACCGTTATGAATTTGAGCAGGTGAAAGCGATCAGCTATGAATGCCTGGCGCTTTACGAGTCAACCCGAACGGTAGCCTTTTATCACCTGTATCTGCTTGGGCAAGGGGTGCTGATCAAGCATGGCCGGGAGGATCAAATGAAGCGGGTGGGTGAGATTGCTGACTACATCAAGCCGTATTTGCTTAGTGTAGACAAATGGTACTTATACGAATTCAAGCTGCTGAATAACTTTCTGTTCACGCTGAACAGCGCGGATGCGATTTTTTTTGGCTTACGGGCGGTGCAGGAGTTCGACAAATATCATTCCTTTGCCGAGAGTAGAACGATTCCGCAGCATCTGCTGCAGAATATCGCCACGATCTGCCTGGCGGAGCATAACTATGAGAAGAGTCTTTTTTTCTTGAAAAAAGCTCTGCCTTTGGCGGATCAAACCCATCTGCTGTACGACAAGATCGTCACCTCTGTGTATTACGAAATTACGGTGATCTGCTTGAAGCAGAGCAAGGATACGACGAAATTAGTCAGCTATTTGGAGATGCTTAGACAGCTTGAGTTCAACGACAGCTACCTTGCCCTGCTTCAGGTCTGCCGGGAGCATCTTCATGAGGGTCTGCCTGCACTATCGTCCCCATAG
- a CDS encoding M14 family metallopeptidase, with protein sequence MQQYITAKGDTVSRIAARHGLTPEHVVQGNPWASRQPYLYPGQMLYLPSAPRKRYAVQEGDDAGRIAGLFGVSTEELELLNPGVHTARYCSPGKILVIPSASPRRSVYLRGEYGPAELEQDIGSLTSRYPFIAHTTIGSSVLGKPLHLLRIGNGPRHLHVNAALHANEWLTSPCLMSFIEEYAAAYAGGTGWNGHAAEEWYNRWTLWAVPMANPDGVELVQEGVMPGEPSYDDLMQWNSSRRNFRHWKANIRGVDLGDQFPAFWEEEQARRGVKGPAPRDYGGIAPLSEPEAAALAELALAHPGEAAVSLHSQGAEIYWNYRGLEPPESQALAVKLAAASGYRAAMLSGSDAGYKDWFIQTFGRPGFTVELGIGKNPLPLSDFDDMALETGLILAAILSDMQ encoded by the coding sequence ATGCAGCAATATATTACAGCTAAAGGAGATACCGTGAGCCGGATCGCCGCCAGGCATGGCTTGACACCGGAGCATGTGGTGCAAGGGAACCCCTGGGCAAGCAGGCAGCCTTATTTATATCCCGGACAAATGCTGTACCTGCCTTCTGCGCCGCGCAAACGTTATGCTGTGCAGGAGGGCGACGATGCCGGGCGGATTGCCGGCTTATTTGGGGTGAGCACAGAGGAGCTGGAGCTGCTGAACCCCGGTGTTCATACCGCACGTTATTGCAGTCCCGGCAAGATTCTGGTTATTCCGTCGGCGTCACCACGCCGGAGCGTATACCTGCGAGGTGAATACGGTCCGGCCGAGCTGGAGCAGGATATCGGCAGCTTGACATCCCGTTATCCGTTCATCGCCCACACCACGATCGGCAGCAGTGTGCTGGGCAAGCCACTTCATCTGCTACGGATCGGCAATGGCCCCCGTCATCTGCATGTCAATGCAGCGCTGCATGCCAACGAATGGCTGACCTCGCCCTGCCTGATGTCTTTCATAGAGGAATATGCGGCAGCCTATGCCGGGGGAACGGGCTGGAACGGGCATGCTGCCGAGGAGTGGTATAACCGCTGGACACTTTGGGCGGTGCCGATGGCGAACCCGGACGGAGTGGAGCTGGTGCAGGAGGGGGTCATGCCCGGCGAACCGTCGTATGATGACCTTATGCAGTGGAACAGCAGCCGCCGCAACTTCAGGCACTGGAAGGCCAACATCCGCGGGGTGGATCTGGGCGACCAGTTCCCGGCCTTCTGGGAGGAGGAGCAGGCACGCAGAGGGGTAAAGGGTCCTGCGCCACGCGACTATGGCGGCATTGCCCCGCTGAGCGAACCCGAGGCGGCTGCGCTGGCCGAGCTTGCGCTGGCCCATCCCGGCGAAGCCGCTGTATCTCTGCATAGCCAGGGCGCAGAGATTTATTGGAACTACCGCGGCCTGGAGCCGCCGGAGAGCCAGGCGCTGGCTGTGAAGCTGGCTGCGGCCAGCGGCTACCGGGCCGCCATGCTGAGCGGCAGCGATGCCGGATACAAGGACTGGTTCATCCAGACCTTTGGCCGGCCCGGCTTTACCGTGGAGCTGGGAATCGGCAAGAATCCGCTGCCGCTGTCCGATTTTGACGATATGGCACTGGAGACGGGTTTGATTCTGGCAGCTATCCTGTCTGACATGCAATGA
- a CDS encoding HesB/IscA family protein, which yields MNVKITRNAAKEIKKQMELEGNPELKLRVAITHAHGDHAHYGLDLDTPGENDIVVSTDKEIDVILDPTQPLLDGVRIDYFYLPEEGFVITNPSKGNHGDH from the coding sequence ATGAATGTCAAAATTACCCGCAATGCGGCTAAAGAGATAAAGAAGCAAATGGAGCTTGAAGGTAACCCAGAACTGAAGCTGCGCGTAGCTATTACCCATGCCCATGGGGATCATGCCCACTACGGCCTGGATTTGGACACGCCCGGAGAGAACGACATCGTAGTCTCCACCGACAAGGAGATTGATGTGATCCTTGACCCGACCCAGCCGCTGCTGGACGGTGTGCGCATTGATTATTTCTATCTGCCTGAAGAAGGTTTTGTTATCACTAATCCGTCTAAAGGAAATCATGGCGATCACTAA
- a CDS encoding DUF1450 domain-containing protein, with amino-acid sequence MANDIQVCDQCNFTRMKSILPKLRKMAPDAEIKIGCKSYCGPCGKRAFVYINGRYVSAPTEDEVLKKVEAFVKRPAVQVQE; translated from the coding sequence ATGGCTAACGATATACAAGTGTGTGATCAATGTAACTTTACCCGCATGAAGAGTATTCTGCCGAAGCTGCGTAAGATGGCACCGGATGCCGAGATCAAGATCGGCTGTAAGTCCTATTGCGGCCCTTGCGGCAAACGCGCGTTTGTCTACATCAACGGACGTTACGTCAGTGCTCCGACCGAGGACGAGGTGCTGAAGAAAGTGGAAGCTTTTGTGAAGCGGCCGGCTGTCCAGGTTCAGGAATAA
- a CDS encoding aldo/keto reductase produces the protein MKHITDSVILNNGVAMPWFGIGTYKAEGREVADAVSTALELGYRSIDTAAVYGNEQEVGESIASSGVARSDLFVTTKVWNNDQGYDSTLRAFETSSKKLGLDMIDLYLIHWPGVDKYKDTWRALERLKEEGRVRAIGVSNFQIHHLQELLKDSSTAPAVNQVELHPRFIQKELHDFCTAHQIQIEAWAPLMKGRLQDNELLQGIAAQYGKSVSQVILRWELQNQIVIIPKSVTASRIKENSEIFDFELTDAEVQAISGLDAGERIGSDPDKLLF, from the coding sequence ATGAAGCATATTACGGATTCAGTAATTCTGAATAACGGAGTGGCAATGCCCTGGTTTGGAATCGGCACCTATAAGGCGGAAGGCCGGGAGGTGGCTGACGCTGTCTCCACCGCGCTGGAGCTGGGATACCGCAGTATTGATACAGCAGCCGTATATGGCAATGAGCAGGAGGTAGGCGAATCTATTGCCTCCAGCGGAGTGGCACGCAGCGATCTGTTCGTAACGACCAAGGTCTGGAACAACGACCAGGGCTATGACTCCACACTGCGCGCTTTTGAGACGAGCAGCAAGAAGCTGGGTCTGGATATGATCGATCTGTATCTGATCCATTGGCCAGGAGTGGACAAGTATAAAGACACCTGGCGTGCCCTGGAGCGCTTGAAGGAAGAAGGCCGTGTGCGCGCCATAGGCGTCAGCAACTTCCAGATCCATCATCTGCAGGAGCTGCTGAAGGACAGCAGCACCGCGCCTGCCGTGAACCAGGTGGAGCTGCACCCGCGTTTCATCCAGAAAGAGCTGCATGATTTCTGTACTGCACACCAGATTCAGATTGAAGCCTGGGCACCGCTGATGAAGGGCCGTCTGCAGGATAATGAATTGCTGCAAGGCATTGCCGCTCAATATGGCAAAAGCGTCTCCCAGGTCATTCTGCGCTGGGAACTGCAGAATCAAATCGTAATTATCCCGAAATCGGTTACAGCCTCCCGCATTAAGGAGAACAGTGAAATCTTCGATTTCGAGCTGACGGATGCAGAGGTGCAGGCAATCAGCGGGCTGGATGCCGGAGAACGGATTGGCAGTGACCCCGACAAATTACTGTTTTAG